From a region of the uncultured Desulfatiglans sp. genome:
- a CDS encoding conserved hypothetical protein (Evidence 4 : Unknown function but conserved in other organisms) encodes MHHAAEELKEKASKAKEKRALLGPDIDLAQFVTAAEPGGRLGPDGLLSLPENERRTLVMAGLDPEEGSRGGTFFQKDASVLHCRSKQPGIEVMPITEALEKHAWIEEYYWKLVSVDADKYTAAAEIGLHNGYVIRALPGVKSIYPIQACLYIGKEGLQQNVHNIIIAEEDSELHIITGCATSPHLKRGAHVGISEFFIKKNAKLSFTMIHNWAEDMVVRPRSAARVEAGGLFLNNYICMKPVKSLQMYPVTHLEGEDAVARFYSIIVGSPGSEYDLGGRVFLKHPGNRAEIIARTISNGAKIIARGHLIGEVPDIKAHLECRGLILKGGVIHAVPELEGHADGVEMSHEAAVGKIAQEEISYLMSRGLSEDEATSTIVRGFLSVDIPGLPAELKAEIDRAIEESDKDMM; translated from the coding sequence ATGCATCATGCAGCAGAAGAACTGAAGGAGAAGGCCTCCAAGGCCAAGGAAAAACGGGCCCTTCTGGGGCCGGATATCGATCTCGCCCAATTTGTGACGGCGGCGGAACCCGGTGGGAGGCTTGGGCCGGACGGGCTCTTATCGCTCCCCGAAAACGAACGGCGCACGCTTGTCATGGCGGGCCTCGACCCGGAAGAAGGCAGCCGGGGAGGAACCTTCTTTCAAAAGGACGCATCCGTTCTTCACTGCCGCAGCAAGCAACCCGGGATCGAGGTCATGCCTATTACGGAGGCCCTCGAAAAACACGCCTGGATCGAAGAGTATTACTGGAAACTCGTCTCCGTCGATGCCGACAAGTACACCGCGGCGGCCGAAATCGGCCTTCACAACGGGTACGTCATCCGTGCGCTGCCGGGCGTCAAGTCCATCTATCCCATCCAGGCCTGCTTGTACATCGGCAAGGAAGGCCTGCAGCAGAACGTGCACAACATCATCATCGCGGAAGAGGATTCCGAGCTTCACATCATCACCGGTTGTGCGACCTCTCCGCACCTCAAGCGCGGGGCGCACGTCGGGATATCCGAGTTTTTCATCAAAAAGAACGCGAAGCTCAGCTTCACCATGATCCACAACTGGGCTGAGGATATGGTGGTGCGCCCACGCTCGGCGGCCCGGGTGGAGGCCGGCGGCCTTTTCCTGAACAACTACATCTGTATGAAGCCCGTAAAATCGCTGCAGATGTATCCGGTCACCCATCTGGAGGGTGAAGACGCGGTAGCGAGGTTTTACAGCATCATCGTTGGAAGCCCCGGCTCGGAATATGACCTCGGCGGCCGTGTGTTCCTCAAACACCCGGGAAACCGGGCCGAGATCATCGCCCGCACGATCAGCAACGGCGCAAAGATCATCGCGCGGGGTCATCTGATCGGGGAGGTCCCCGATATCAAGGCCCATCTGGAATGCCGGGGGCTCATTCTCAAAGGCGGCGTCATTCACGCGGTGCCCGAACTGGAAGGTCATGCGGACGGCGTCGAGATGTCCCATGAGGCGGCGGTCGGGAAGATCGCCCAGGAAGAGATCAGCTATCTCATGTCGCGCGGACTGAGTGAAGACGAAGCGACCTCGACGATCGTCAGGGGATTTTTGAGCGTCGACATTCCGGGGCTGCCGGCGGAGCTAAAGGCCGAAATCGACCGCGCCATCGAGGAAAGCGACAAAGACATGATGTAG
- a CDS encoding Peptidase produces MSFDITTLIIKIPVLLFALTIHEYAHGRVALAMGDPTALRAGRLTMNPIRHIDPFGAICLFLFNFGWARPVPIDPRYFKDYRRATIYVSVAGPLANLCAALAAGLLVRYTLMPWDLYRQVLLYLLLMNIGLGLFNLIPIPPLDGSHILENLLPRRAAIGYQSLRRYGPLLLIGIILLDNFAHTGIISFILLKPMFHLAHLFAGDGFFRLIGIL; encoded by the coding sequence ATGTCTTTCGACATCACGACCCTGATCATCAAGATCCCCGTTCTGCTTTTCGCCTTGACCATCCACGAGTACGCGCACGGGCGCGTAGCGCTCGCCATGGGGGATCCGACGGCCCTGCGTGCGGGCCGTCTTACCATGAACCCTATACGCCATATCGACCCTTTCGGGGCGATCTGCCTCTTTCTCTTCAATTTTGGGTGGGCCCGGCCCGTGCCCATCGATCCACGCTACTTCAAAGACTACCGGCGTGCAACCATCTATGTGTCTGTTGCGGGCCCGCTGGCCAATCTGTGTGCGGCGCTCGCAGCGGGCCTGCTGGTGCGCTATACGCTCATGCCCTGGGACCTCTACCGGCAGGTGCTGCTCTACCTGCTTCTGATGAATATCGGGCTAGGTCTTTTCAACCTGATCCCCATACCGCCGCTCGACGGATCGCACATTCTCGAGAACCTGCTGCCGCGCCGCGCAGCCATAGGTTATCAAAGCCTGCGGCGGTACGGTCCGCTGCTGCTGATCGGGATCATCCTCCTCGACAACTTCGCCCACACGGGGATCATCAGCTTCATCCTGCTTAAGCCGATGTTCCATCTGGCGCATCTTTTCGCGGGCGACGGTTTCTTCCGGCTGATCGGAATCCTTTAG
- a CDS encoding conserved hypothetical protein (Evidence 4 : Unknown function but conserved in other organisms): MPIRTADFAGTWYPGTERECLAAIRSFTDPALSCPAGAQRVVGGIVPHAGWAFSGKIACNVIRCLSQNGEKADTVLIFGHHMHARSPNLIMREGFWETPFGELEIDSEITDLLIQEFDFEVETATRHVQDNTIELQLPFVRHFLPGARIVPIGSPPREDALAIAGRAAEHCLRLGRKAKVIGSTDLTHYGPSYGFLPKGDGTQALQWVKTVQDRAVIEQMLRMDSREVIREALQSQNACCSGAAAAAIAASEALGAAHANEIAYMTSYDVRPDRNFVGYVGIVYYT, translated from the coding sequence ATGCCTATCCGCACCGCTGATTTCGCAGGCACATGGTACCCGGGAACCGAGCGGGAGTGCCTTGCCGCCATTCGAAGCTTCACGGACCCTGCCCTCTCTTGCCCAGCCGGGGCGCAAAGGGTGGTCGGGGGGATTGTCCCTCATGCGGGTTGGGCCTTTTCGGGGAAGATCGCCTGCAATGTCATCCGGTGTCTTTCACAGAACGGTGAAAAGGCCGATACCGTCCTGATCTTCGGACACCACATGCACGCCCGAAGCCCGAACCTCATCATGAGAGAAGGTTTCTGGGAAACGCCCTTCGGTGAACTGGAAATCGATTCGGAGATCACCGACCTGCTGATCCAGGAGTTCGATTTCGAGGTGGAAACAGCGACGCGCCACGTCCAGGACAACACCATTGAATTGCAGCTGCCTTTCGTGCGCCATTTTCTCCCGGGTGCCCGCATCGTCCCGATCGGTTCGCCTCCCCGGGAAGACGCCCTGGCCATCGCGGGCCGCGCAGCAGAACACTGTCTTCGCCTCGGCAGGAAGGCGAAGGTCATCGGATCGACGGATCTGACCCACTATGGGCCGAGCTATGGGTTCTTGCCCAAAGGCGATGGGACCCAGGCCCTCCAATGGGTGAAAACGGTTCAGGATCGTGCCGTCATAGAACAGATGCTCCGGATGGACTCACGAGAAGTGATACGGGAAGCGCTTCAGAGCCAAAACGCATGCTGTTCCGGGGCGGCGGCCGCCGCCATCGCGGCCTCCGAAGCCCTCGGCGCCGCCCATGCGAACGAGATCGCTTACATGACCAGCTACGACGTGCGCCCCGACAGGAATTTCGTCGGATATGTGGGCATCGTCTACTACACCTGA
- a CDS encoding hypothetical protein (Evidence 5 : Unknown function): MWASSTTPDFHPEMVFLAHLGVNLQVCLCGDLQV; the protein is encoded by the coding sequence ATGTGGGCATCGTCTACTACACCTGATTTCCATCCGGAAATGGTCTTTTTGGCCCATCTCGGCGTCAATCTGCAAGTTTGCTTGTGCGGCGATCTGCAGGTCTAA
- a CDS encoding hypothetical protein (Evidence 5 : Unknown function) yields the protein MRKKPPAFPDENRLVAANGLFAGLNARNGSNCRHPGEAENRHRFGRSPLENCMTGGLWRFDFF from the coding sequence GTGAGGAAAAAACCCCCCGCCTTTCCGGATGAGAACCGGCTTGTAGCGGCAAATGGCCTTTTTGCCGGTTTGAACGCCCGCAACGGCTCCAACTGCCGGCACCCCGGGGAGGCGGAGAACAGGCACCGATTCGGGCGCAGCCCTTTAGAAAATTGTATGACAGGAGGTTTATGGAGATTTGATTTTTTCTAA
- a CDS encoding Histidine kinase A domain-containing protein (modular protein), with the protein MIFSKGLDMIRATLGRRDVRAKAPIAAERQSPTGNDAMKNETEQKTSDNRQRIKIDLLVHDLKVPLAVIEAGISSLLTRPEKYGPVTEKQQKVLARVLRNTKITQALVNDTLELGRSREGLMNYATMPLSELLEQAIGEIFDLVDSDMADSIKSCASLEVLKRTLEEKGLHLKLDDALWCREVCLDGSKTTQILRNLLTNALKYRKNLVELSVNLEKEGDAIQFTVKDDGEGIPAVYHKKIFDCYFQMDATDVCSVRGHGLGLAGVMVLIEDMGGRLWLESDEGKGATFRVRLPLKTEGKESPPPAPTAT; encoded by the coding sequence TTGATTTTTTCTAAGGGACTTGATATGATTCGGGCGACATTGGGCCGAAGGGACGTCAGGGCGAAGGCGCCGATCGCGGCGGAGAGACAATCGCCTACGGGGAACGATGCAATGAAAAACGAGACTGAGCAGAAAACCTCGGATAACCGGCAACGTATCAAGATTGATCTGCTGGTGCATGATTTGAAGGTACCGTTGGCTGTTATCGAGGCGGGCATAAGCTCTTTGCTGACCCGTCCTGAAAAGTACGGGCCCGTGACGGAAAAGCAGCAGAAGGTGCTGGCCCGGGTTCTCAGAAACACCAAAATCACACAGGCCTTGGTCAACGATACCTTGGAGCTGGGTCGGTCGAGGGAGGGGTTGATGAACTATGCCACTATGCCCCTCTCGGAACTGCTCGAACAGGCGATCGGCGAGATCTTCGATCTGGTCGATTCCGATATGGCGGATTCCATCAAGAGCTGCGCCTCTCTTGAGGTGCTGAAGCGCACCTTAGAAGAAAAAGGGCTTCATCTGAAGCTCGATGATGCCCTTTGGTGTCGTGAGGTTTGTCTCGACGGAAGCAAAACGACGCAAATCCTCCGGAACCTCCTGACCAACGCCCTGAAGTACCGGAAAAACCTCGTAGAGTTGTCTGTAAATCTCGAGAAAGAAGGAGACGCCATCCAATTCACAGTCAAAGACGATGGAGAAGGCATACCTGCCGTCTACCACAAAAAAATCTTCGACTGCTACTTCCAGATGGATGCAACGGATGTCTGCAGCGTCCGGGGTCACGGACTCGGACTCGCTGGAGTCATGGTGCTGATCGAAGATATGGGTGGGCGCCTGTGGCTTGAAAGCGACGAGGGGAAAGGCGCGACCTTCCGCGTGAGACTCCCTCTCAAAACCGAAGGGAAGGAGTCTCCACCGCCCGCGCCGACTGCTACATGA
- a CDS encoding Response regulator receiver domain protein translates to MRETLKGKRILIVDDEPDILETLEEILDMCLIDTAPNYETAEKFIVKESYDAAILDIMGVRGYDLLDLTRKKGIPTLMLTAHALNPDNLVKSIKKGARSYIPKDKLSDVPHYLAEMLQAAESGEIREGTWFTRLKPFFDKKFGPHWRDKHRDFWDEFDETYRVSKKELEDIM, encoded by the coding sequence ATGAGAGAGACCTTGAAAGGGAAGAGGATCCTGATCGTTGACGATGAGCCTGATATCCTTGAAACCTTGGAGGAAATTCTGGATATGTGCCTCATCGACACGGCGCCCAACTACGAGACTGCCGAGAAGTTCATTGTGAAAGAGAGTTACGATGCAGCCATCCTGGATATCATGGGGGTCAGGGGCTACGACCTGCTCGATCTGACCCGAAAGAAGGGCATCCCGACGCTGATGCTGACCGCTCATGCCCTGAATCCGGATAATCTCGTCAAGTCGATCAAGAAAGGTGCGCGGTCCTATATCCCAAAGGACAAGCTGTCCGATGTGCCTCATTATCTGGCGGAGATGTTACAGGCGGCTGAAAGCGGTGAAATTCGGGAGGGCACCTGGTTCACCAGGCTCAAACCCTTTTTCGACAAGAAGTTCGGTCCGCACTGGCGTGATAAACACAGGGATTTCTGGGACGAATTCGACGAGACCTATCGCGTCTCGAAGAAGGAACTGGAAGACATCATGTAG
- a CDS encoding hypothetical protein (Evidence 5 : Unknown function), producing MLVNFFSKIGLELIIEDFFSFHPDTILPQNRLLYEDKQFYLKLRKSSACAQATCRSPHRQTGGLTPRSGKRAFPDDKC from the coding sequence TTGCTCGTCAATTTTTTTTCTAAAATTGGGCTAGAGTTAATCATTGAAGACTTTTTTAGTTTCCATCCGGACACGATTTTGCCGCAGAATCGACTTCTATACGAAGATAAGCAGTTTTATCTAAAATTAAGGAAATCAAGCGCTTGCGCTCAGGCGACCTGCAGGTCGCCGCATCGGCAAACGGGCGGATTGACGCCCAGATCAGGGAAAAGGGCCTTTCCGGACGATAAGTGTTAG
- a CDS encoding hypothetical protein (Evidence 5 : Unknown function), translating to MVFLTHLGVNLHVRLCGDLQVASAQTLDFLDIAQTGIRYEAVGLVWIKIQVRWLLV from the coding sequence ATGGTCTTTTTGACCCATCTCGGCGTCAATCTGCACGTTCGCTTGTGCGGCGACCTGCAGGTCGCCTCCGCGCAAACGCTTGATTTCCTTGATATCGCCCAAACCGGGATCCGCTACGAAGCGGTGGGATTGGTCTGGATAAAAATTCAGGTGCGATGGCTTCTGGTTTGA
- a CDS encoding hypothetical protein (Evidence 5 : Unknown function), producing MVFLAHLGVNLHVCLCGDLQVASAQTLDFLDMGQKSSFPDWKRVSTGKWSF from the coding sequence ATGGTCTTTTTGGCCCATCTCGGCGTCAATCTGCACGTTTGCTTGTGCGGCGACCTGCAGGTCGCCTCCGCGCAAACGCTTGATTTCCTTGATATGGGCCAAAAATCCTCATTTCCGGATTGGAAACGAGTTTCTACGGGGAAATGGTCTTTTTGA
- a CDS encoding hypothetical protein (Evidence 5 : Unknown function): protein MSFTHCFYPCFKALSERRERLAERLVRFDSVLYHFADVTGGFFLARIFKLIRKQFVFFLVVFIMMDPVFHPDPGLVEIIHRRSPWVASILK, encoded by the coding sequence ATGAGCTTCACACATTGTTTTTATCCTTGTTTCAAAGCCTTAAGCGAGAGACGCGAGCGCCTTGCGGAGCGCCTCGTTCGTTTTGACAGTGTACTCTATCATTTCGCGGATGTGACGGGCGGTTTCTTTCTTGCCCGCATCTTCAAGCTGATCCGCAAACAGTTCGTATTCTTCCTGGTGGTGTTCATTATGATGGATCCAGTGTTCCATCCTGATCCGGGCCTTGTCGAAATCATCCATCGGCGTTCTCCTTGGGTGGCTTCAATTCTAAAATAG
- a CDS encoding RNA-binding protein produces MCEAHAFVLKGGQEEKLLENVDLLEVEGDNIRLVNIFGEQKKLKGVFRSYDNTQRKILIEPS; encoded by the coding sequence ATGTGTGAAGCTCATGCCTTTGTCTTAAAGGGCGGGCAGGAAGAAAAACTGCTCGAAAATGTCGATCTGCTCGAGGTCGAAGGAGACAACATCCGCCTAGTCAACATATTCGGAGAACAGAAAAAGCTTAAGGGCGTTTTTCGTTCTTACGACAACACCCAGCGGAAGATCTTGATCGAACCCTCCTGA
- the cobB gene encoding NAD-dependent protein deacylase, which produces MLEERQISEAAEKIIRSGLTIALTGAGISVPSGIPDFRSAEGLWARFDPAEYATISAFHSNPLKVWEMLREMEKLLSCAQPNLAHIGMGEMERLGCLRCIITQNIDNLHQAGGSREVIEYHGNAASLTCLACGRRFSRREKEGEDTPTCLCGSILKPDVIFFGEAIPEDALNRSFHLASSAQALLVVGTSAVVSPANTIPSIAKRNGACIIEINQERTHLTEGITDIFLQGNVVDVVPVLVDAVKTGLNRHAGSGD; this is translated from the coding sequence ATGCTCGAAGAACGTCAGATCAGTGAAGCAGCCGAAAAGATCATACGTTCCGGGTTGACGATTGCGCTTACAGGGGCCGGTATTTCGGTACCTTCCGGGATCCCGGACTTCAGAAGCGCCGAGGGGCTTTGGGCGCGCTTCGATCCAGCGGAGTATGCGACCATCTCCGCCTTTCACTCCAATCCCTTGAAGGTCTGGGAGATGTTGAGGGAAATGGAGAAACTCCTGAGCTGCGCTCAGCCGAACCTTGCCCATATTGGAATGGGTGAAATGGAAAGGCTCGGCTGCCTCCGCTGCATCATCACCCAGAACATCGACAACCTTCATCAGGCTGGTGGCTCGCGCGAGGTGATCGAGTATCACGGAAACGCCGCCTCGCTCACCTGCCTCGCCTGCGGCCGCAGATTCAGCCGCCGAGAAAAGGAAGGCGAGGACACTCCGACGTGCCTCTGCGGAAGCATTCTCAAGCCTGACGTGATCTTTTTCGGTGAAGCCATCCCGGAAGACGCCTTGAACCGCTCTTTCCATCTGGCTTCATCAGCACAGGCCCTGCTGGTTGTGGGCACCTCAGCCGTCGTTTCTCCTGCCAATACGATCCCGTCCATCGCCAAGAGAAACGGCGCCTGCATCATTGAAATCAACCAGGAGCGCACCCATTTGACGGAGGGCATTACGGACATCTTCCTCCAGGGGAACGTGGTCGACGTGGTTCCTGTGCTGGTTGATGCCGTTAAAACGGGATTGAATCGGCATGCCGGATCGGGCGATTGA
- a CDS encoding conserved hypothetical protein (Evidence 4 : Unknown function but conserved in other organisms): MTIRIDQDTLEHACKSIIETILFCLPNAYKGTVYLIGGPPGLTATRITSGVIDSDRQSISWGLPQASDYNHPGKTWLEYRDEPNRPLEAMAWCVERQKSWTAEDPRADSRSVRLQVEGVWEDFHHMEPVLVRKKDLFINNNGVYPEFPKNSYGETLWQFSEHVVVAVIKIHFRPYTIRIGSPETRLIKKLSRTLGTELLSYQLKEQSLESMRHLAEDKIKACNILAHSIRNAITKSGLIFSLIKLELNFLREQWERIILQLCDPTLTKKGIIEELNKAAIDLKTEENQAAILDLIEVQTRFLELFLSPETGENWVHLQIEERWDELMQKANASDAQRQLIDEKIERLRRSLRLGKTAELLTKYVDLPAEVKQDWVELLYQNTDQIDLQYLERLIGILDAHDLKLPYQEKSRKTILRLKVLMEIMGELESDTNIALREVLNGKSKESHE, translated from the coding sequence TTGACCATACGGATCGATCAGGACACCCTTGAGCATGCCTGCAAAAGCATTATCGAGACCATCCTTTTCTGCCTCCCGAATGCTTACAAGGGGACAGTCTACCTTATCGGCGGCCCCCCCGGCCTGACTGCCACCAGGATTACCTCGGGGGTGATCGACTCGGACCGCCAGAGCATTTCGTGGGGGCTCCCCCAAGCCTCCGACTACAACCATCCCGGCAAGACCTGGCTGGAATACCGCGACGAGCCCAACCGTCCGCTCGAGGCGATGGCTTGGTGCGTCGAAAGACAGAAGAGCTGGACGGCAGAAGATCCGCGGGCCGACTCCCGCAGCGTGCGGCTCCAGGTTGAGGGGGTCTGGGAAGATTTTCATCACATGGAGCCGGTCCTCGTCCGGAAAAAGGATCTTTTCATCAATAACAACGGGGTCTACCCAGAGTTCCCGAAAAACAGCTACGGGGAGACCCTCTGGCAGTTCAGCGAGCATGTCGTGGTCGCTGTCATCAAGATCCATTTCCGGCCCTATACCATCCGCATAGGCAGCCCCGAGACCCGGCTGATCAAGAAACTATCCAGGACGCTCGGCACTGAGCTGCTTTCCTACCAATTGAAAGAGCAGTCGCTCGAAAGCATGCGGCACCTCGCCGAGGACAAGATCAAGGCATGCAACATCCTCGCCCATTCGATCCGGAACGCGATAACAAAATCGGGTCTGATCTTCTCCCTCATCAAATTGGAGCTGAATTTTCTGCGTGAGCAATGGGAAAGAATCATCCTCCAACTCTGCGATCCGACGCTCACCAAGAAGGGGATCATCGAGGAACTCAACAAGGCGGCCATCGATCTCAAGACCGAAGAGAATCAGGCCGCTATTCTCGACCTTATTGAAGTCCAAACCCGTTTTCTGGAGCTGTTTCTCTCCCCGGAGACCGGTGAAAACTGGGTGCACCTTCAAATCGAGGAGCGCTGGGACGAGCTGATGCAAAAGGCCAATGCCTCCGACGCCCAGCGGCAGCTCATCGATGAAAAGATCGAGCGGCTCCGCCGATCCCTCCGTTTAGGCAAGACCGCCGAGCTGTTGACCAAATATGTCGATCTTCCAGCTGAAGTCAAACAGGATTGGGTCGAACTGCTCTATCAGAACACAGACCAGATTGATCTCCAATATCTCGAACGTCTGATCGGCATTCTCGATGCGCATGATCTCAAACTCCCCTACCAGGAAAAATCCCGCAAGACAATCCTTCGTTTAAAGGTGCTGATGGAGATCATGGGCGAACTCGAATCCGATACCAACATCGCCCTCAGAGAAGTCCTGAACGGCAAGTCCAAGGAAAGCCACGAGTAG
- the trmL gene encoding tRNA (cytidine(34)-2'-O)-methyltransferase: MDEHPLSEPTLHIVLYEPEIPANTGNIARLCAAARLRLHLIHPLGFKVDDRHLKRAGLDYWPEVDVVHHPSFDAYLIAESMAPHSVHAFSRHAEPLYTKACVQPGDHLLFGPETRGLPAELRSIFHFYAIPIWGKVRSLNLSTSVGIVAYHYLHTIGRF; the protein is encoded by the coding sequence ATGGATGAGCACCCGCTGTCTGAACCCACCCTCCATATCGTTCTCTATGAACCCGAGATCCCTGCCAATACCGGCAACATCGCCAGGTTGTGCGCGGCCGCCCGGCTCCGCCTGCATCTGATCCATCCCTTGGGCTTCAAGGTCGATGACCGGCATCTGAAGAGGGCCGGACTGGACTATTGGCCGGAGGTGGATGTCGTGCACCACCCGTCGTTCGACGCCTATCTGATTGCTGAATCAATGGCGCCGCACTCTGTTCACGCATTCAGCCGTCATGCCGAACCGCTCTACACAAAAGCCTGCGTCCAGCCGGGTGATCATCTTCTTTTCGGACCCGAGACCAGAGGACTTCCCGCCGAGTTGCGGTCAATTTTCCACTTCTACGCCATCCCGATCTGGGGAAAGGTCCGCAGCCTGAACCTTTCGACCTCTGTCGGGATCGTCGCCTACCATTATCTCCACACGATCGGACGATTTTAG
- a CDS encoding conserved hypothetical protein (Evidence 4 : Unknown function but conserved in other organisms) produces MRTNPMDSFFYTLVRVVDAVYQDEDLGDTLYFMLSLAAELTGGKGSTLRVLEHGSFDLKVVSSYGLSQEYLKKGAIDCGRSITEIMEGDVIIINDFEGDPRIRNREVANQEGIAAVIGIPFTVNETTYSILRVYYPSKKTPTHEEMELLNTLGKLSCLAIERAAISELRKEPS; encoded by the coding sequence ATGCGGACCAATCCGATGGATTCCTTCTTCTACACCCTTGTGCGCGTGGTCGATGCCGTCTATCAGGATGAAGATCTCGGCGACACGCTGTATTTCATGCTTTCCCTGGCGGCTGAGTTGACCGGGGGCAAGGGCAGCACATTGCGTGTGCTCGAGCACGGGAGCTTCGATCTGAAAGTGGTGTCAAGCTACGGTCTCAGTCAGGAGTATCTGAAGAAGGGCGCAATCGATTGCGGCAGGAGCATCACCGAGATCATGGAAGGGGATGTCATTATCATCAACGATTTCGAAGGCGATCCCCGGATCCGCAACCGTGAGGTCGCGAATCAGGAAGGAATCGCTGCGGTCATCGGGATCCCCTTCACGGTCAACGAGACCACTTACAGCATCCTGCGGGTGTATTACCCGTCCAAGAAGACGCCGACGCACGAGGAAATGGAGTTGCTGAACACCCTCGGGAAGCTGAGTTGCCTCGCCATCGAACGTGCTGCGATTTCAGAGCTTAGAAAAGAGCCCTCTTGA